One genomic window of Lytechinus variegatus isolate NC3 chromosome 1, Lvar_3.0, whole genome shotgun sequence includes the following:
- the LOC121423362 gene encoding uncharacterized protein LOC121423362 — protein MQPNLSGGRSDDPLERSFPHIKLASPEDELLNKSLLESLTPASPSSSAPYRLPKLSSTGSVSSTCTSGSDPLEGTLRNGQSSTDGLSPRSQQSIKSNLSKMSSRSTRSSNRLPIPPYTIAQLRRAQNIHVPSFKKAQFAPLVSSPARKAVIEEDGKIERTEVDDRTRVEQEIHVRAEPETTRATTRYSHASRTTYGPRSAAVSMTIPMASGTDYSHPPPDQKAEWRLSPYRHKNYDNQAVTSNSGPYSRKFVIHCSAPKSWLHMKLRRTKTTLT, from the exons ATGCAGCCGAATTTATCAGGAGGAAG AAGCGACGATCCACTTGAACGTTCATTCCCACACATCAAGCTTGCCTCTCCTGAAGATGAACTGTTGAACAAATCTCTGTTGGAATCCCTGACCCCAGCTTCTCCTAGCTCTAGTGCTCCATACCGTCTTCCTAAGCTTAGTTCTACAGGGTCGGTATCTTCAACATGTACATCAGGTAGCGATCCGTTAGAGGGTACCCTACGCAATGGACAGTCATCGACTGATGGTCTCAGCCCACGCAGTCAACAGAGCATTAAATCCAA CCTGTCCAAGATGTCCAGTAGGAGTACTCGATCTAGCAATCGCCTTCCCATCCCTCCCTACACCATAGCACAACTCCGACGGGCGCAAAACATCCATGTGCCGTCCTTTAAGAAGGCACAGTTTGCCCCTCTTGTCTCTAGTCCTGCTCGGAAAGCAGTCATAGAAGAAGATGGTAAGATCGAGAGGACTGAAGTGGATGATAGGACCAGAGTGGAACAGGAGATACATGTCCGGGCAGAGCCAGAAACAACAAGAGCAACTACTAGATATTCACA TGCAAGTAGAACTACGTATGGACCTCGAAGTGCTGCTGTTTCTATGACCATTCCCATGGCCAGTGGTACTGATTACTCCCATCCACCTCCAGACCAAAAGGCTGAATGGAGACTATCACCTTACAGACATAAAAACTATGACAATCAG GCTGTGACATCCAACTCTGGGCCTTACTCCCGTAAGTTTGTCATACACTGTTCTGCACCCAAGTCCTGGCTCCACATGAAGTTAAGACGCACCAAGACCACTCTGACGTGA